In Harpia harpyja isolate bHarHar1 chromosome 21, bHarHar1 primary haplotype, whole genome shotgun sequence, the DNA window ATACTGTGGCAAAACTTTACATTTGGCTGGAAGTAGAGGCGCATAAGTAATTCTTGCCGTCTGCTCCCATAGGACTTATTTGGTCTGGGACAACCTCATTTCTTAGCTGGTGGAAATCCCTCAGGGTCTGTTGAGTTGGCTGATGAGAATCTGTGCCTTTGGCTGTGGGAGGCCTTGCCTCCTCCAGGGCTCatacagcagcagctcagcagccgCTCCACCACCGTGGGCTCCTGGTAGCATTCATCAGCACAATTACTGCTCCTCTCCACGTCCCCTGACTGCAGGACAGCCCGCCTGGCTCGGAGCAGGTCACTCATTGCCGCTTTCTGGCTGCTTTTGTGCTGTCCAGAGAAACAAACCCTTTGTGTGAGGGCAATGACGTTCCGCTTGTGATTCCTGCAGGGCTAGGGAGGCCCCGGGGGTGGTTTGTGAATGGCGGCACAGAGCTtccagctggggagcagagacCAGGAGCAGCCTTGCACAGCAGAAAGGGGCCAGAGCTGCATTTCTGCTCCCCACAGCTCAGATGCAGCCTTGTAGGCCAGGTTTGTCTGCCACTAACACCGAGAGCtctcttctctgctctcttcCAGGGCCCTCAGAAGAAACACTTGGTGAAAGGGAAGCCAGGAGTGCAGGAAGAGCTGTAAGGACTGAGATATGCAAGGCTGCCTAACTGGGCACCTTCAATAAAAAGGCTTCAAGTCATGCCTGCTGCCTGTCTTCCTTCTGGAGGGGTGTCTTGCCTGTATTCAGTGCTGCCTGTGGGCAGCAGTGTGTCCTTGAGGCTCCTCAGCAGATGAGGATGGGACAAATAGCACTTGGGACTGGGACTAACTGGGACAGCTGAATGTCTGCTCTGTCCTCTGGATCCTCCCTTTCCTTTGCCCAGTGAATTTTTTCCCACTGCCTGCATTCACCAAAACCACGGTGAAGACTCCCCTTCCTCTCttccagaggagaggagagccgGTACCAGCACTTCTGCCCCAGTTTCTGCTGGGAATACAGGGCCTCCCCGTTACCTGCCTCTGCCCAGTCTCACTGACCGTCTCTCCCCTTGCCGCCTCTCACACACGCACACCCAGGCACTCCTTTTGCTGAGCTGGAAGTATGACCCGTGGACTTCTCTCTGCACAAAGCCCCACGATCCTGGCCGGCATCCTCAGCAGGTGTGGGAACTTGTGTACAATAAGATGGCTGCTAGGTAAGACTGGGCAGTGATGGATTTATTCAGATTTTGAACTCATTTCCCACCCATGTTTTCCTTGCAGTCCAGCTGCCTGCGGGGAGGGTGTGATGCATCTTGGAGCTGTGATGTCTTGGATCAGCGGCGATCACAACTCCTTCAGTGCAGAACTGGTCTGGGCGTCCTGCACCCTCTTTGGGAACCAGACAGTGGAAAGCCCAGCCCTCCGCTGGTCCAGAGCTGCCCCCTTGACCAGGAGTCCTGGGAACCTGGTAGGAGGTGCATGAAGTTCTTGGGTCTCCTGCAGACCCCTTGCCCTGTGCCTGGTTCTGCTCTGAACGTGTGCTTGCAGTATTTAAGGAGGAGGCTCATCTACAAAAAGTGCTGAGGATGAGATGAACCGAGAAGCTCAGACCCCACGGCATAGCCCTGGATGCAGTCAGTGGCCAGGCCCTGGCTGGCCCCGTGTCCCAGCGAGGTCCCTGAGCTCTGTGCAGTGTCTCTGCCCTGCCCGTGGGGCTGCGCTTCAGAGCCTCTTCTCTCCCTTGGCTGGTAGGTCCCTGGGCAGTCCCCCCGTGGGTGGCTGAGGATCCAGGCCAGAGCGCATGATGGGAATGATGAGATCGTCCATGTTTGGCATCaccaaaattttctgaaaagagGAATCCAGAATAACAAGTAAGTGGTTTTGAATACCAAGAAGTGACCTCGGCAGGAGGCACAGGAGCTCAGGTCAAAGACCGGGGCTGTGAACAGAAGGTCCTGGGCTCCCATCCCCTCATCAGCAGCTGACTGTGCCTGGCCCTAGGGGATTACCAGCTCTGGATATCTCAGGGTGGGGACAAGCAGAAGTTTTTCTTTGCCCTGCCCACCTGTATGGCTTCAAGGGTGGTCATGGCAGGGGGCAGGGACCAGCACTTTGAAGCCATTCAAATGGGCAGCTCTTTGGGGGGATTTGACTACCCAAATATCTGTGGGGACCTTTCTGCTCTTTGACTAGAGGTCTCAAAGGTGAGAGGCTGAGAACAATCCAGCGGGTGCCTTGTGATGGTAAATCTCCCAAACATCCCAAAACCAGAGTGGATGGGTGAATTCAGCCCTTCTGGGGGGGTGGTCTGCCTGGGACTTGCTGACACTCCTAATCCTCCCTGCTTGGTGCAGGGCTGCACATGCTGGGAGGAATCCACTTTTCCTCATGGACTCTAGTGCTCAGAGCACCAGCCCTTGGAGCTGGTTCCTTAGGTTGTGTTTCTTGACTGTCCAAAGCTGGACAGACCAGATCAGATATTGGCTTTTTGTAGTGATAACCCTGGCCCAAACTGAGGTCTGATTATCCCTGACCGCAGCAATGCCCATGCTTGAGCAGGGTTTGCTGAGACCTTAAACAGACCAGGCACCTGAAATTCATGCTGCAGCTTCTTCTCGATCCACTCGGTGACATGGAGGAATGTCACCTCCCGCTCACCCAGCTTTGGGCGCACCTTCAGCTCCAGCTGAGGTGGGACTCGGAAGCTGTACCTGcgaggggaaaggaaagaggcagaaagCCTCATGTCCCGAAGCCCCAGAGCTGGCTCCTTGGCTGAGCCGCAGGGAGCAAGGGGAGCTGGAAGGAGGATGTACGTGGGTCCCCGCatgggaggaagaagagctggtACCAGACACGGTCCGTCGGCGGCGGGGGAACATTCACGGCCAAGgtgcctgccagctcctgcacctCCACTGTCAGGAGCAGCGGCGTGTTGGAGACCTCCTCGATCTTCTTTTTGATAAACTCGTTTTCAGTGGCCTTCTGGAAGTACTTGGACTTGGCGATCTTATCCACAAAGCGCAGGATCTTCCGGCTTGTGCTGTTGCCACTGACATGGCTAAAGCGAGGGGAgccacagctcagcagcagggTGAGACGCAGAGCCGTGCTGGGTTTCGGCATCCCCCAGCCTTCTGCCCCAGCACCCCGCAGGGACAGGAGTCCCCTATGAAAGGCTGCCAAGATGTGCCGGGTTGCCTGTGTGTGCCTTCCCGCAGAAACCAGACCCAAGCCCCTGTGCTGGCGTAGCACCGTGCCTCGCCCAGCATCGCCCCATACACCCCATGGTGCAGACCCCAAACAGCCCCTTACCCCTCGGTGCCAGGCGGCGGGACCCGCTCCCCCAGGGCTCCCGCAGGCTCCGTAACGGTGACGTCTTCCTCGTCGGAGGAGCCAGCGCTGGAGGACTCTGCATCGCTGTCTGCCAGCAGGATCAGCCGTGGCCTGGCCCTGTGAACCCTGAAGAGCATCACGGGGTGCCCTGGTGCCCAGCACCCTCTAGCCTCGCTCAGGCAAGCGGAGGATGAAACCCAGCCGTGCACAGTCTCCTTACCCCTCTCCAGCTGCCTCTGCCAGGCCACTGTCCTCTGCAGcgctctccttccccagcttgCAGAGGTTCATCTTCGTCTCGAGTGTCATCTGCAACGAGCCGCTGTAGGTGACCTCCATGTCCACCCAGAGCCCTGCCGGGGAGAGGGACAGGGTGAACGCCTGTCAGCACCGCAGGGGCTGAGGGCTGCTCGTGTGCCTGCTGAAACCTCCCTGCTTCAGGGACCGGGCTCTTACCTCGGTCATTGATGGTGGGGTTCGAGGCGCTGAGGACCAAGGGGATGGATGTACCCATGTCCAGCTCCGTCAGCGTCAGCTCGTTCATGAAATATGGGAGCTGATGGAGAGAAACCACACGGGGATGGTCACCGCAGCCTGGCACCTGCCGTGGGTCCGTGGGGATGGGGCTCCCCTGGGTGCTGTGATGCTCCTGCTTCTCACCTTGATCTTGCTCAACTTCTTCTGGATCTTGCTGGACACTTGCTCGGCCCAGTATTGCTCCCGGAGGAAGTCCCAGAAGATGCGCCCCACCAGTGCGTTCATCCAGGCCATGCACGTCTCACCGCGCCTGGCCGTGTCCTCGCCGAGCTGCGGAGGAACAGAAGCCACGAGCCCCTGGAGTGAGGTGGTCCCAGGAGCGGTGGGACGCGCTGGATGGGTGCTCCCCTCCACCACAGCTTGGCCACTCAAACTGcggtgctgggagggaggagacgAACCACAGGACTGGAACGGCTGCACGCAGCATCCGTCAGCCTCCACTTAACACTCGTGTCCCGCTCCCAGTGCTGGATTTGTGCCACTCACCTTTGTGGGCGTGGGGCTGCCCAGCGCTCCATGAGGGGGGCTCTGGTCCAGGCTGCTCCCCACCTGCGCTGGCACGAATCGGGCCATGTAGGTGCTGTAATCCAAGAAAATCTTCTGTCGGACGCTTCCCTCCAGGTCCTTGGGTGGGACAGCAGAGGGGATGTCCTCGGTGCTCCctccgctgctgccgccgctgctccGCAGAGCTGGTCCCACgcctggggacacggggacatgaGTGGGTCAGGATGGTATGAGAAGTGACGTGCCACCTGGCTGTGATACACGCGTGGTGATGTGTCGCGATGCACGTGCGGTGACACGCTGCCCATCCGTGAATGCCAGTGACATGCCACCCACCCTACGCTGGCGAGGGGGATCCTTCAGGCCCTCCCTGCTGCTACAAATGCTCTTGGCTCTGGGCTCCTCCATGTCCCCCCCATGCTCACCACTGCCTACCAAGGGCTTTGTCCTCCCAGCACATGTGCAGCTCCCACCCCGGATCAGTCCCGGCACAGAGCAGAGGCCACGATGCGTGCTTCTTACCTGCCCTGGCTTCGCCGTGGCTGCTGCTGGGTGTCCCGCGGGAGGCTTGCATGAGGTGCTGGTACcactcctccttctccctccctgtccGCCCGAAGAGGTACAGGCACCTCTCCCTGCAGTCTCCCGGGAcgtcctgccccagcaccagcgCCTTCTTTGTCCCTTCATCCCTCTGCAGCTCTGTGTCGTGCTCCTCGCTGCTCCTGCACTCCACCTCCGCTGGGTTGGGGAGAAGAACGCAGATGGGGTATTTCTTGTTCCAAGTCCGCTTTcgggccaggctgggggggcagaggAAGACCTGCAACACCGAGAGAGGCGGTGAGGCTGGGGTGCGGGGGGTTCTTACAAGGGGAGAGCCCCCTGCTCCCGCGGGAGGGTCCTTGGCACCGCTGGGCTCACCTTGGCATCAGTCAGGTTGTAGCAGCGGTGGCTGACGAAAGTGGCGTCGAGGATTTCCTCCTCGAAGGTGGCTCGGCGCGGGATGTTGCTCTTGGGGTAGGACAGCTTGAGGGTGGCCCCATCCAGTGTGGCGAGCACCGAGTGCGTGAGGGAGGGGTGGAAAAGCTCGGGGTCGTAGATGTGCAGCTGGTTCATCcagccctgggtggggggagagggtgCCGGCTGCTTCCCGCTGTGCCGTACGGGGCAGCAGCCTGCACCCGCCGCAGGCTCGGCACCCCCTCGGTGCTGCCCCTCCAACCCCAGGCTCCCTCCAgccggcacccagcaccccatccCGGACCACCCTTCTCCTACCTGGAGGCGGTGGGTTTCCTGCGGCTCGCCTAGGAGCAGCTTGGGGCGCAGGTGGCCCCGCGGTCCCCGTGCCACCAGCGGACACTTcgagacgaggaggaggacggcgaggaagcccagcaccagcccgcAGATGAGTCCCAGGCAGAGGCCGGCGGCGTAGGGTGGCAGCGGCAGGACGAAGTAGCCGTAGGCGAGGAGGGCGATGAAGGCGAGGGCTCTGCCCGGCACCGTGCCCCCCGGCCGTGCCGGTGGCGGCTCCTCGGGGGGCGGCAGCTGGGGTTCAGCATCCCGCTGTGCCACCTCCACCACCTGGATCACGTCCCCGTAGGAGCAGATCTCGTAGCGGCAGTTCAGGATGGGCTCCCAGGGGCTCCAGTCCCGTGTCCggcggcccccagccccgcggcccccccatctgcccggggctgccccccgcctcctgcCCCCCGGCACCTGCTTTTGCCCGGGGCATGGGGCCGCTCTCCTCGGCCATGAGCCGGCTGAGCCGGCTGAGGGGCTCCTGCACGGCTTCCGACAGCCGTCTCTTGGTGTCCTCCAGCCTGGCCTCCCGCAGCCGGAGCAGGGCGGCACGGCTCT includes these proteins:
- the LOC128134598 gene encoding LOW QUALITY PROTEIN: testis-expressed protein 2-like (The sequence of the model RefSeq protein was modified relative to this genomic sequence to represent the inferred CDS: deleted 1 base in 1 codon); protein product: MRAMADQAAAAADASPTLVPSPGSPRRGDTDGLTLHPTATREDGGGRDGCGLVFAVDGDTKPLPSPQPGGMLLADLPRTPQPRLSPAKSRTAPSSPSISPSESRAALLRLREARLEDTKRRLSEAVQEPLSRLSRLMAEESGPMPRAKAGAGGQEAGGSPGQMGGRGAGGRRTRDWSPWEPILNCRYEICSYGDVIQVVEVAQRDAEPQLPPPEEPPPARPGGTVPGRALAFIALLAYGYFVLPLPPYAAGLCLGLICGLVLGFLAVLLLVSKCPLVARGPRGHLRPKLLLGEPQETHRLQGWMNQLHIYDPELFHPSLTHSVLATLDGATLKLSYPKSNIPRRATFEEEILDATFVSHRCYNLTDAKVFLCPPSLARKRTWNKKYPICVLLPNPAEVECRSSEEHDTELQRDEGTKKALVLGQDVPGDCRERCLYLFGRTGREKEEWYQHLMQASRGTPSSSHGEARAGVGPALRSSGGSSGGSTEDIPSAVPPKDLEGSVRQKIFLDYSTYMARFVPAQVGSSLDQSPPHGALGSPTPTKLGEDTARRGETCMAWMNALVGRIFWDFLREQYWAEQVSSKIQKKLSKIKLPYFMNELTLTELDMGTSIPLVLSASNPTINDRGLWVDMEVTYSGSLQMTLETKMNLCKLGKESAAEDSGLAEAAGEGARPRLILLADSDAESSSAGSSDEEDVTVTEPAGALGERVPPPGTEGHVSGNSTSRKILRFVDKIAKSKYFQKATENEFIKKKIEEVSNTPLLLTVEVQELAGTLAVNVPPPPTDRVWYSFRVPPQLELKVRPKLGEREVTFLHVTEWIEKKLQHEFQKILVMPNMDDLIIPIMRSGLDPQPPTGGLPRDLPAKGEKRL